CGGTCCCGGCCAGGGTGGTCGAGTGACGATCGACGAGCGCGACCTGGATCGTGCCGAGGCGATGCCGATCGAAGCGCTTCAGGCGTGGATCCCGTCGCTCGTCGGCCTGCTCGAGGCGCCGGACCAGCGCCTGCGTCTCAAGGCCGTGCGGGCCCTGGCCCGCGTCGTCTCCGATCCGCGGGCCGCCGACGCGATGGTCCGGGCGCTGGCCGACCCGTTCTCTCTGGTCCGCTGGGAGGCCGCCAAGGGCGCCCGGGTCCGTGACCCGAAGGTGATCGGCGCGCTCGCCCGGGCCCTCGATGACCCGGACTCGGGGGTTCGCGTGTTCGCGGCCGAGTCGCTCGGCCAGATCGGCGGGGCGCACGCCGTCGAGCCGCTCGCCGCGGCTCTCCGGCACCCCGATGCCGATACGCGCCGCGCGGCCGCCCGGGCGCTCGGCTGGACCCGCACCCCGGCCGCTGCGGAGCCCCTCCTCGCCGCGCTCGGCGACCCGGCGCCGCCCGTGCGCGCCGCGGCGGCGACCGCCCTCGGGGTCGTCGGGGATCGGCGCGTCCTCTCGGCCCTCGAGCGCCTCGCATTCGAGGACTACGCGATCGTGGAGGAGGACCAGTGGGCGAACTGGACCGTCACGGTCTCGGACGCCGCCGCGTCGGCGGCGGGAGACGTCCGCGAGCGAGTTGGGATCGAGCCCGAGGACATCGCCCGCCTCGTCGAGGCGTTGCGAATGCGCGATCCGTACCACGATGCCATCGTCGTCGGCAGGCCCGTGCAGGCAGTGAACGTACTCGTGGCGCTGGGCGAGCGCGCCGTCGAGCCGCTTCTCGCGGCCCTCCGCGACCCGAAGGCCGGCCTCCGCGCCAATGCGGCCCTCATCCTCGGACGGATCCGCGATGCGCGGGCCATCGAGCCGCTCATCGCCGCGCTCGCCGACCCCGAGCCGGTGGTCCGGACCCAGGCGGTCTGGGCGCTGAGGGACCTCGGGGACCCCCGGGCCGCCCCGCCTCTGGTCGCGGCACTTCGCGACGAGGCCGACGAGGCGCGCTCGGCGGCGAGGTACGCGCTCGAGAAGATGGGGGAGGCGGCCATCGAGCCGCTCCTGACGGCGGCTGACGAGCCGGGGTGCCGAGCCGAGGTGTTCGACGTCCTCGCGGTCGTGGGCGATGAGCGCGCCCTCGCCCGGCTCGACGCGCGCGACACCGAGGCGGCGCGCCAGGCCGCCGGCGCGATTCGACGGCGGCGCGGCGGCGGGGCCTGAGAGCAGATGGAGCCGGCGTGGGACATGACGGAGACTCCGGCATGGTACCGGCCAACCGCCCCGCGGCTGGGCCGCACGGGCTAACCGGGAGGTGCGGGTGCCGACCGAGTTCGACATCCGGCTGTGGGACTCCGAGGGACGGCCCCTGGCGGACTGGTTCGAGGCGCTCGTCGGCGTCGCCGAGGCCTGGACGCCGGCGAGCGGGCGATGGCAGGGCCTGCGGGTCGAGGACGCGCGCCTGAAGGAGGTTGCCCGACACCGCGAAGAGATGTCCGCCGGCGAGCTGCGCCGCCGCGCCGGCGAGCTGGCGGCGCCGGGGACGCGTCGGCTGACGACTGGCGTGGGCGTGCGGTGCTGGCGCTTCCGGGACGGCGCGCCGATCGAGGGCTGGGGCCGGTTGGGACTCGTGGCCTGGGACCGCGCCTGGATCGCGGGGTCGGGGCGCGACCTGCGCCTGGAAGGAGACGGCACGCTGTGGATCCAGGACGTGCGGCCGTACTGCGCCACGCTCGGCGACGAGCCCGAGGCGGCGGTGTGCAACGCCCGTGTCGAGGACAACCTCGAGCAGCTGACGGCGCTGCTCCACGCAGTGATCCGCCGGCTCCGGCCGCGGGCGATCAAGGTCTACTCGGGGGCCGGCGACGCCGTGCCGTTCAACGCTCACCTGCTGGGCTTTGCCGGGCCCGAGGTGGCCGTCGAGGATGTGCGCTTCCTCGAGGAACTGTGGCGAGGCGGGCACCCGCGCTACAACATCCCGCCGGTCGCGACGTCCGCCGGGAGCGCCCAGCTCCTCCACCTCTGGCGCTCGGCCGACCAGCGGGCGCGCCTCCACCAGCGGCTCGGCGCCGCGATTGCCCAGGCCGAGCGCGTCACCGAGCGGATCGTCATCGACCTCCTGGCCTCCGGGCGCCTCGACACCTGGGAGACCGAGCCGGGCTGGCTGGTGCTCGACTACCCGCACCCGTTCAACGCGTTCCTGGACCGCTTCTATCTCGAGCTGCTCGAGGCCGCCGCGCCGTCACCCGACGCCTGACATCCGCCCGATGGCACGCTCGGACCGACGCGCGGCATCTCACTGTCGAGCTCGTCCGACAACTCGGTCGCGCGGTTCGGTGAGCAGTCGGGTCTCTATCTCGGCTCCGAGCCGGACGTGGAGCCGCCCGGTCCGATGCCCATGGCGGTGGGCGGAAGGCCCATGAGCCACGACGCCAGGAGGACCTGGGTCGCGTCGGGCAAACGGTACTGCGCGCGGTCGACCGGGTCTCTGGTGTCGAGCGCCTGATGCCGCCCGGCGGGCACGGGTCCGCAGGCGGCTCGGTCGGGGCCGTCACAATAGAGGAAGCCGAACGGCGGGGCCTCGAGCGTTCGTTCCTCGCCGCGCGCCGCGACGTGCAGCACGAGAACGGGCGCGCGGAGGAGTCCGTCAAAGCTCCGGAGCTCGCGCCGGGCGACCGGCTCGTACTCCGTGACGGGCACGTTCCGCCGGAGTGGCAGCCAGTAGCGCCCCACCCAGCGCGTCTCGGTCTCCGTCCTGACGCGGGCGCGCAGTCCCTGGGGGACGAGCACGGCGTGGTCTCGCCGGACGCGCCAGTACTCGCGTTCCTCGACCGTGAAAGCGATCCGCAGTTCGTTCCCACCGCCGACGCGATGGCCCAGGGTCCCCACGAGGTATCGCACGGCTGACTCCACGGCGGGCGCCAGGGAGGCATTGACAGCGGAGGCCGCCTCGACGCGCACGCCCACGGGACCCCCGGTCCCCGCCGGACCCAGCAGGGTGGCGAGGGCGCTGCGGGCGGCGAGGACAGCCTCGAGCGGCCCGCCGAGGAGAGCCAGCCGCTCGCGCCAGGCGCGCAGCACCGCCTCGGCCTCGTCGGCGGTGAGCAACCCGGGATGCACGCCCGCCAGGAGAACGAGCGTGCGGTGCTCGTCGCCGGCGAGGGAGCGGGCATCGTCCCCGGCGGCGCGGAGGCCGGCGCGGGCCACCTCCTCGGGGATCAGGCCCATGCGCCGCGTCCCGGCCGGCGTGGCGGCGAGGCGCGACCTCCAGGCCTCGTTCCACCACCGCGGAGGACTGGCCTCGTCGCGAAGGACGCCGAGCAACAGGCGCCGGCCGTAGCGGGGGTCGCCGACGATCGCGGCCGGCGCGCGCCCCTGCACCCGCAGGGCCACCCACGCGACGGTCTCGTCGGCCCAGGGGTCGTCGAGCAGGCCGGCGACATCGAGACGTGGGAGCAGGCGAGGGCCGAGGTCCACGCTGGTCCAGTCCGACGACGAGGCGGCGCCCAGGCGGCCCCCGGTGACGTGGTCGAGAGACCGCACCTCGCGCCGTACCGCGGGGACGAAGCCCACCAGCACGATGCCCGCCAGCACCGCGCTCGCGGTCGCGCCGCCGAGGAGCGCCACGCCGTCAGCGCGCTTCCATCGCCGGCCGACAGCCAGCAGAGTGAGGGCGAAGACGGCCAGACCGATGGCCCACCATTCGACGCGTCCCGTGCGCACGAGATCGCCGAGACGGGCCACGAACGCGACGAGCGCGGTGGCGGCGAGGACGAGGGCCAGGAGTCGCGTGGCCAGAGCGGTCACGGTCGGCCCGCTCGGGCGCCGGCCCAGGCCTGACGCGCGGCCCACGGCAAGAAGCTAAGAGCGGCGTTCGTCATCCAGCTTGTCGAGCTCCTCGGACAGCTCGGTCGCGCGGTCCAGCGAGCAGCTCATGCAGATCGACAGGCTCCACTCCTGCGTGTTGGCGGCGGCCCACTTCCCGCACCGGTCGCAGAAGTACTGTCCGACGACGATGTCCTCGACGGGAGCCCCCACCCCTTCCCGGATCCGCCGCTCGAGCTCGTTCCGCGCGATCGATGCCCGGGGCTCGCCCGGCTTCGGCGGCGGCACCGGCTCGCACACGTCCAGGCGCAGCTCTCCACTCGTCACGTCGAGCACGAACGGGCGGATCCGGCCCTGGGTCTTGACGCTCCCGGTCACGTTCATAAAGTGTTACCGAGCGCACGCGGGCAGACGAGGCCCAGCCCCTCGCGTGCTCACGGGATCCTCGACGCTTCGTAGCGTGCGCGGTTGCGGACCCGTTCGTCAGCGTGGCGCTCGGCGGCTTCCTGCAGCGCCGCCCTCGCCTCCGCCCCGCCGGTGGCGCCGAGCGCGGCGCACAGCTCGACCGCCACGCCCGCGTCCTTCTCGGCGCGCAACGCGGCGGCCAGCGCCGGGGCCGTCGCGGGATCCCGCAGCTTCGCGAGCGCCTGCGCCGCGGCCTTACGGAGGTCGGCCCAGCCGTCCTGCAACAGCGGGGCGATGACACCGGCGGCGCGCGGGTCGCGGCTGGCGGCGAGGTCCTCGACCACCTGCACGCGGGAAGGGTCCGGGGTCGCGAGCCGCCGCAGGAGGTCGTCGGCCCCGCTCGCGGCCGCCGCCAGCCTCGCGATCGGCGTGCGGGTGAAGGTCGCCTTCCCTCCGGGCGGCGCCCTCACCTCCAGACGCTGCACCATCATGGAAGGCGGCGCCGCGTAGAACGCCGTGAACCTCACGCCGCCGTCGGCGGTCCGCTCCGCGGCCGGGGCCGTGATCACAGCCCGCTCGGCGTCGGTGAGTCGGGGCAGGGCCGCGCCCGGCTCGACGAGCTGGATCATCCCATCACCCGCGGACCCCGCGAGGCTCATCGCGACGGCGCGGGGGTCCGCCGCCACGAGCAGGGTGGCCCAGTCGCCGCTGCCGTCCATCATCGCCAGACTGTCGGGGGTCGCGTACCCGCCGGGACGGCCATCGACCGTGTAGTAGCGCCACGGCCCGACGGCCCACGCCGGGACCTCCACCGCCCTGCGCCCTCTCGCCGCCTGCGCGACCTTCGCATCCGGCGTCAGGGCCTCGCCCTGTCCGTCCGTCGCCCCGGGCCCGAGGCACGCCGCCGCCGACAGCACGATCCAGGGCCAGAGCCGGCGAACCTCATGTCGGAAGCGGCGGCAGGCGAGACTCCCGCTGAAGCTCAGCATGGCCGCCGCCTCACCTCCAGGTCGCCTCGACCCAATTCTGGTCCATCGCCAGGTACTGGCGGAGCTGCTCCTCCGTGTAGAACTCCTCCAGCCCACCCGACCCGGCCATCACGTCGTACGAGATCCAGGTGCAGCTCCGCCGGAACCGCCCGTCCGGGAGCTGCTCGAACACCTCGCTGATGACGGAGTCGGGTCCATTCTCTTGCGTCACCAGCTGCCCTCCCTGCTTGAGTCGGTCGATCGTCCTGTCCACATCCGAAGGGCTCATCCGTCCTCCCCGAGGCGTGATCTCACTCGCGCTCTGCGCGCGGACGTCGGAGGAACAACGCACCTGGAGTGGCCGTGGGTAGTGGCCCTTTCCCAGTGTCCCGCCAGCATAGACCACCCAGGGCACGTCATGCCAGCTGGCGTATCCTGAATGTCAACCAAAGGAGCCCGGCCGACGGACCGAGCGCTCGGGGCGATGCGAGCCGCAGCCCGTGTGAAGCGTTTGACCAAGGCTGCGCGTGGCGGTATGCTCCCGGACACGCGTCGAACTGCCGGCGGGGCGGGCTTCATGGCACCAGCGCGGTCCGGGAGACGCAGGGTCGCTAACCGTCAAGGGGGCCGCGATGTTCGGGAAGTCTTCCCTCGAAAAGGGCGAGGCCTGCTACCGGAAGGGTCAGTACGACGACGCCCTGAAGTTCCTGACTGACGCCCTGGACGAGAAGAGCGGGGACCGGACGCGCTGCCAGTACTTCCTGGGACTCACCTGGTTCGAGAAGGGCGACTACGACAAAGCCATCGAGAACCTGAAGGGGGCCTTGGAGCTGGCGCCGGACCGGCCGGTCGTCCCGCAAGACCCCGCCGGCGCGCAGTACACGCTGGCCCGGGCCTTCTATCGAAAAAACGACTATGCCTCGGCCGCCATGTGGGCCGAGCAGGGCCTCCGCAAGGACCCCCGGAGCCCCCGGCTGCACAACCTCCTGGGAATTGCCCGGCTCTCGCTCGGGAATCACGAGGAGGCGGTCACGTGCTGCGACCGCGCCCTCGAGCTCGACCCCACCCACCAGGCATACCCGGACACGCCCGGGGTGATCCACGACAACAAGGCGAGCGCGCTCATCGGGCTCAAGAGATACCGGGAGGCCCTGGCTGCAGTCGACGAGGCGATCCGGCTG
This window of the Candidatus Methylomirabilota bacterium genome carries:
- a CDS encoding HEAT repeat domain-containing protein, whose protein sequence is GPGQGGRVTIDERDLDRAEAMPIEALQAWIPSLVGLLEAPDQRLRLKAVRALARVVSDPRAADAMVRALADPFSLVRWEAAKGARVRDPKVIGALARALDDPDSGVRVFAAESLGQIGGAHAVEPLAAALRHPDADTRRAAARALGWTRTPAAAEPLLAALGDPAPPVRAAAATALGVVGDRRVLSALERLAFEDYAIVEEDQWANWTVTVSDAAASAAGDVRERVGIEPEDIARLVEALRMRDPYHDAIVVGRPVQAVNVLVALGERAVEPLLAALRDPKAGLRANAALILGRIRDARAIEPLIAALADPEPVVRTQAVWALRDLGDPRAAPPLVAALRDEADEARSAARYALEKMGEAAIEPLLTAADEPGCRAEVFDVLAVVGDERALARLDARDTEAARQAAGAIRRRRGGGA
- a CDS encoding HEAT repeat domain-containing protein, translated to MLSFSGSLACRRFRHEVRRLWPWIVLSAAACLGPGATDGQGEALTPDAKVAQAARGRRAVEVPAWAVGPWRYYTVDGRPGGYATPDSLAMMDGSGDWATLLVAADPRAVAMSLAGSAGDGMIQLVEPGAALPRLTDAERAVITAPAAERTADGGVRFTAFYAAPPSMMVQRLEVRAPPGGKATFTRTPIARLAAAASGADDLLRRLATPDPSRVQVVEDLAASRDPRAAGVIAPLLQDGWADLRKAAAQALAKLRDPATAPALAAALRAEKDAGVAVELCAALGATGGAEARAALQEAAERHADERVRNRARYEASRIP